Proteins encoded by one window of Brienomyrus brachyistius isolate T26 chromosome 1, BBRACH_0.4, whole genome shotgun sequence:
- the cnga4 gene encoding cyclic nucleotide-gated cation channel alpha-4 isoform X2 — MSRWRELLRRQVMQKVAEEKEEGKNRKNLFEVKNKLNWKEWIVDPSEEYYYAWLQIMVFPVLYNWVIIIFRTCFYDTDYNYLAVWLTIDYISDLLYMADIIIKFHTGYLEQGILVRDLTRLRQHYMHSSHFLWDVLSILPTDLLYFRLGIHCPLVRVNRFLRSPRLSEAFDRMETRTSYPNIFRISKLMLYIFILIHWNSCLYFALSDYIGFGSDPWVYPNISDPDFASERRQYFYSFWFSTLTLTTVGDTPDPQREEEYLFMIADLLIAVLVFASVVGNVGSVIVNLRDQDNVFFPNHELVKSYLRSRRIDKELRNRVNNWYQHLHINKKITRENEILQQLPGRLRTAIAVSVHLPTLSKVTIFQNCETSLLEELVLKLTPQVYSPGEYVCKKGDVGHEMYIIKEGKLAVVADDGVTQFAVLSDGNFFGEISILNIKGNKSGNRRTANIRSIGHSDLFSLSKEDLTEVLAEFPAAKRLLEEKGRQILTKMGMLEDTATGDGNLKEEEKIEQKVENLENSLGNLQTKLARLMAELESSARKMEARVHQLEKEMEEECSAPYLFVFLSTLTPYPVCRDIGGTWIPWQIQGSQYL; from the exons ATGAGTCGCTGGAGAGAGCTACTGCGGAGGCAGGTCATGCAAAAGGTGGCAGAAGAGAAAGAGGAGGGAAAGAATCGGAAAAATCTGTTCGAGGTCAAAAACAAGCTGAA CTGGAAAGAGTGGATAGTTGACCCATCAGAAGAGTATTATTATGCCTGGCTCCAGATCATGGTGTTTCCTGTGCTCTACAATTGGGTGATCATCATCTTCAG GACTTGTTTCTATGACACTGACTATAACTACCTGGCAGTATGGCTCACCATTGACTACATATCTGACCTCCTCTACATGGCGGATATTATAATAAAGTTCCATACAG GGTATCTGGAGCAGGGCATCCTCGTGCGTGACCTAACACGCCTGCGGCAGCATTACATGCATTCCTCGCACTTCCTGTGGGACGTGTTGTCAATCCTGCCCACTGACCTGCTGTATTTTCGGCTGGGCATCCACTGCCCACTGGTGCGGGTCAATCGCTTTCTGCGTTCGCCCAGGCTGTCAGAGGCCTTTGACCGCATGGAGACCCGCACATCCTACCCGAACATCTTCCGCATCTCCAAACTCATGCTTTACATTTTTATACTCATCCACTGGAACTCCTGCCTCTATTTCGCCCTATCCGATTACATCGGCTTCGGCTCGGACCCCTGGGTGTATCCGAACATCTCCGACCCTGATTTTGCTTCCGAGCGCAGGCAGTACTTCTACAGTTTCTGGTTTTCCACCCTAACCCTCACCACAGTGGGGGACACGCCGGACCCCCAGCGTGAAGAGGAGTACCTGTTCATGATCGCTGATTTGCTCATTGCTGTGCTGGTGTTCGCCTCGGTAGTGGGCAACGTGGGGAGCGTGATCGTTAACTTGCGAGACCAAGACAACGTCTTCTTCCCCAACCACGAGCTGGTGAAGAGCTACCTGCGGAGCCGGCGTATTGACAAAGAGCTGCGCAACCGCGTCAACAATTGGTATCAGCATCTGCACATCAACAAGAAGATCACGCGGGAAAACGAGATCCTGCAACAGCTGCCTGGTCGTCTACGCACAGCGATCGCTGTCAGCGTACACCTGCCCACTCTCTCCAAGGTCACCATCTTCCAGAACTGCGAGACCAGCCTGCTAGAGGAATTGGTTCTGAAGCTTACACCCCAG GTGTACAGCCCTGGGGAGTATGTCTGCAAGAAGGGGGATGTAGGCCATGAGATGTACATCATCAAGGAGGGCAAGCTAGCGGTGGTGGCCGACGATGGCGTCACACAGTTCGCTGTGCTGAGCGATGGGAACTTCTTTGGAGAAATCAGCATTCTCAACATCAAAG GAAACAAATCTGGCAACCGGCGTACGGCAAACATCCGCAGCATTGGCCACTCAGACCTTTTCAGCCTGTCCAAGGAGGACCTGACGGAGGTGCTAGCCGAGTTCCCTGCAGCTAAGCGCCTCCTGGAGGAGAAGGGCCGGCAGATCCTTACCAAGATGGGCATGTTGGAGGACACAGCCACAGGTGACGGCAACCTGAAAGAGGAGGAGAAGATAGAGCAGAAGGTGGAGAACTTGGAGAACAGCTTGGGCAACCTGCAGACCAAATTGGCACGACTCATGGCTGAGCTGGAGTCCAGCGCTCGCAAGATGGAGGCCAGGGTGCATCAGCTGGAGAAGGAGATGGAGGAAGAATGTTCAG CTCCTTATCTCTTTGTTTTCCTCTCCACTCTCACCCCCTATCCTGTCTGCAGAGACATCGGAGggacatggataccctggcagattcaggggtccCAGTATTTATAG
- the cnga4 gene encoding cyclic nucleotide-gated cation channel alpha-4 isoform X1, translated as MSRWRELLRRQVMQKVAEEKEEGKNRKNLFEVKNKLNWKEWIVDPSEEYYYAWLQIMVFPVLYNWVIIIFRTCFYDTDYNYLAVWLTIDYISDLLYMADIIIKFHTGYLEQGILVRDLTRLRQHYMHSSHFLWDVLSILPTDLLYFRLGIHCPLVRVNRFLRSPRLSEAFDRMETRTSYPNIFRISKLMLYIFILIHWNSCLYFALSDYIGFGSDPWVYPNISDPDFASERRQYFYSFWFSTLTLTTVGDTPDPQREEEYLFMIADLLIAVLVFASVVGNVGSVIVNLRDQDNVFFPNHELVKSYLRSRRIDKELRNRVNNWYQHLHINKKITRENEILQQLPGRLRTAIAVSVHLPTLSKVTIFQNCETSLLEELVLKLTPQVYSPGEYVCKKGDVGHEMYIIKEGKLAVVADDGVTQFAVLSDGNFFGEISILNIKGNKSGNRRTANIRSIGHSDLFSLSKEDLTEVLAEFPAAKRLLEEKGRQILTKMGMLEDTATGDGNLKEEEKIEQKVENLENSLGNLQTKLARLMAELESSARKMEARVHQLEKEMEEECSGAEASDEREGKQTGGGVESEEGQLQERGCIKRTLKKH; from the exons ATGAGTCGCTGGAGAGAGCTACTGCGGAGGCAGGTCATGCAAAAGGTGGCAGAAGAGAAAGAGGAGGGAAAGAATCGGAAAAATCTGTTCGAGGTCAAAAACAAGCTGAA CTGGAAAGAGTGGATAGTTGACCCATCAGAAGAGTATTATTATGCCTGGCTCCAGATCATGGTGTTTCCTGTGCTCTACAATTGGGTGATCATCATCTTCAG GACTTGTTTCTATGACACTGACTATAACTACCTGGCAGTATGGCTCACCATTGACTACATATCTGACCTCCTCTACATGGCGGATATTATAATAAAGTTCCATACAG GGTATCTGGAGCAGGGCATCCTCGTGCGTGACCTAACACGCCTGCGGCAGCATTACATGCATTCCTCGCACTTCCTGTGGGACGTGTTGTCAATCCTGCCCACTGACCTGCTGTATTTTCGGCTGGGCATCCACTGCCCACTGGTGCGGGTCAATCGCTTTCTGCGTTCGCCCAGGCTGTCAGAGGCCTTTGACCGCATGGAGACCCGCACATCCTACCCGAACATCTTCCGCATCTCCAAACTCATGCTTTACATTTTTATACTCATCCACTGGAACTCCTGCCTCTATTTCGCCCTATCCGATTACATCGGCTTCGGCTCGGACCCCTGGGTGTATCCGAACATCTCCGACCCTGATTTTGCTTCCGAGCGCAGGCAGTACTTCTACAGTTTCTGGTTTTCCACCCTAACCCTCACCACAGTGGGGGACACGCCGGACCCCCAGCGTGAAGAGGAGTACCTGTTCATGATCGCTGATTTGCTCATTGCTGTGCTGGTGTTCGCCTCGGTAGTGGGCAACGTGGGGAGCGTGATCGTTAACTTGCGAGACCAAGACAACGTCTTCTTCCCCAACCACGAGCTGGTGAAGAGCTACCTGCGGAGCCGGCGTATTGACAAAGAGCTGCGCAACCGCGTCAACAATTGGTATCAGCATCTGCACATCAACAAGAAGATCACGCGGGAAAACGAGATCCTGCAACAGCTGCCTGGTCGTCTACGCACAGCGATCGCTGTCAGCGTACACCTGCCCACTCTCTCCAAGGTCACCATCTTCCAGAACTGCGAGACCAGCCTGCTAGAGGAATTGGTTCTGAAGCTTACACCCCAG GTGTACAGCCCTGGGGAGTATGTCTGCAAGAAGGGGGATGTAGGCCATGAGATGTACATCATCAAGGAGGGCAAGCTAGCGGTGGTGGCCGACGATGGCGTCACACAGTTCGCTGTGCTGAGCGATGGGAACTTCTTTGGAGAAATCAGCATTCTCAACATCAAAG GAAACAAATCTGGCAACCGGCGTACGGCAAACATCCGCAGCATTGGCCACTCAGACCTTTTCAGCCTGTCCAAGGAGGACCTGACGGAGGTGCTAGCCGAGTTCCCTGCAGCTAAGCGCCTCCTGGAGGAGAAGGGCCGGCAGATCCTTACCAAGATGGGCATGTTGGAGGACACAGCCACAGGTGACGGCAACCTGAAAGAGGAGGAGAAGATAGAGCAGAAGGTGGAGAACTTGGAGAACAGCTTGGGCAACCTGCAGACCAAATTGGCACGACTCATGGCTGAGCTGGAGTCCAGCGCTCGCAAGATGGAGGCCAGGGTGCATCAGCTGGAGAAGGAGATGGAGGAAGAATGTTCAGGTGCAGAAGCGAGTGATGAAAGAGAGGGGAAGCAGACGGGTGGCGGAGTTGAGTCTGAGGAAGGGCAGCTGCAGGAAAGAGGGTGTATAAAAAGAACATTGAAAAAACACTAG